The DNA region AACGCGACAGAATTTGGCCTCGCAGGCTATGTCTTCACCGAGAACCTCGACCGCGCACTCAATGTCGCCGATCGACTCCAGACAGGAATCGTGGGCATCAACCAAGGCGTACCATCCAACGCTGCCGCCCCGTTCGGAGGCATCAAGCAGTCAGGCCTCGGACGCGAAGGAAGCGCCGAAGGCCTCGAAGAATACGAAAACATCCGCTTCTACAACGTGGCGCGACGCGCCACTGCCTAGTCCTCGCTCCCGGAACGCGTCGGCCTGACCCCAGCGGGGACAACTGACCCTGTCTGGAGCGATCACACCATCTTTGAGACCGGCGCCAGTACTGGCGCCGGTCTTATCGATGAGTAGCCCGGCTGCCCCGCCTTAGTCAGCCGGCGTAGGGATCGGCGATGCCGATGTATTGCGTGTAGAGGTACTCCTCAATGCCTTCGAGGCCTCCCTCGCGGCCCAGTCCGGACTGCTTGATGCCGCCGAAGGGTGCTGCGGCGTTGGAGATCACGCCGGCGTTCAGTCCCAGCATGCCGGTCTCCAGCCGCTCGCCCATCCGCAGTCCCCGGTTCAGGTCCTTCGTGAAGACGTAGGCCACCAGCCCGTACTCGGTGTTGTTGGCCAGGCGGATGGCGTCCTCTTCGGTGCCGAACGTAGTAATCGGGGCGACGGGTCCGAAGATCTCCTCGGACAGGATCCGGGTGCCCTCGGAGACACCGGTGAGGATGGTGGGCTGGTAGAAGTAGCCCGGTCCGTCCACCGGTGCGCCGCCCAGGACGGCCCTCGCTCCGGAGGCCACGGCGTCGGACACGAGCTCGTGGACTTTGTCGCGGCTCTTGGCGTCGATCAGCGGCCCCACCTTGGACTGCGCTTCTGTGCCGCGGGCCGTGGTCATCTCGGCCATCTTCGCGGCGAACTTCTCCGCGAATTCGGCCGCCACGGACTCGTGGACAATGAAGCGGTTGGCGGCGGTGCAGGCCTCGCCCATGTTCCGCAGCTTGGCCAGCATCGCCCCGGCGACGGCGGCGTCAAGATCAGCGTCCTCGAATACCACGAACGGCGCGTTGCCGCCGAGTTCCATGGATGTCCGCAGCACGGTTTCGGAGGCATCGGAGAGCAGACGCCGGCCCACCTCGGTGGATCCGGTGAAGGAGAGCTTGCGCAGCCTGGCATCCTTGATCAGCGGGCCCGTGGTGGCACCCGCGGTGGATGTCGGGATGACGTTCAGGACGCCGGCGGGCAGGCCGGCTTCCATCATGACGGCGGCGAACAGCTGGGAGGTCAGAGGGGTCAGGTTGGCCGACTTCAGCACCATGGTGCAGCCTGCGGCCACGGCCGGGGCGATCTTGCGGGTGGCCATTGCCAGCGGGAAGTTCCACGGGGTGATCAGCAGGCACGGACCCACTGGCTTCTTCGTCACCAGCAGCCGGGACTTCCCGTCCGGCGAGACCGAGTACCGGCCGAACGCGCGGACGGCTTCCTCGGAGAACCAGCGCAGAAACTCTGCACCGTAAGTGACCTCGCCGCGGGCTTCGGCCAGCGGCTTGCCCATTTCCAGTGTCATCAGCAGCGCGAAATCCTCGGCGCGTTCAGTAACGAGCTCAAAGGCCCGGCGCAGGATTTCGCCGCGCTCACGCGGCGGGACCTTCGCCCAGGACTCCTGCGCCGCAGCGGCGGCGTCCAGTGCAGCGGCGCCGTCCTCGGGACCGGCATCGGCAATGCTCAACAGGACCTTGCCCGTGGCGGGATCCTCAACGTCAAAAGTCTTTCCCGAGGCGGCGGGCCGCCACTCACCATTGATCAGCAGGCCCGTGGGGACAGAGGCCAGCAGTTCACTCTCGCGCTCTGCGGTAACAGCTGGCAGTGCAGTAACAGTCACGATGACTCCCTCGTCAGTAGGGTTGTTGCAGCCGTGCGTCGGAGGCCCGGAATGGCCCGCTCACTTGGCTGATTAACTGTCAGACTACTGCCGCGCCCGCCGGGGGTCTACGCCTGGACGCACTACCGAATACCGGGTCTGCTGTGCAGGTGCACAGCAGACTTCGGTGGGCCTCCGGTAGTCTCCACGCGGCGTCGGCGAGGCTTCAGCGCGCAGCCAGCACAGCTGAGTACAGCTCCCTCTTGCTCACCCGCACGTCCTCCGCGACCGCCGCCACGGCCTCTTTGAGCCGGATCCCCTGCGACACCAGTTCGTTCACGGCCGCCACATGGTCTTCCGGCGTGCCGGATGCCTGCTCGGGCGCCCCACCAAGCACCACGGCAATCTCCCCGCGGACCTCATTGCCCTCCGCCCACAGCAGCAGTTCACCCACGGACCCCCGGATCACTTCCTCGTAGGTCTTGGTCAGTTCACGGCAGACAGCGATCCGGCGGTCCGCGCCGAAACGCTCCCGCAATGCCCGCAGCATTGATTCCAGCCGGTGCGGCGCTTCGAAGAACACCATGGTCCGGCGCTCCGCCGCGAGGTCCGCCAGGCGCGACATGCGCTCCCCTGCTTTCCGTGGAAGGAAGCCTTCAAAACAGAACCGGTCGGTGGGCAGGCCGGACAGGGCAAGGGCAGTCAGTACGGCCGACGGCCCCGGGACGGCCGTCACGGTGAGCCCGGCGGCCACTGCCCCTTCCACCAGCCGGAAACCGGGGTCGGAAACTGACGGCATGCCGGCGTCGGTGACCATAACCATGGTTTTGCCTCCGCGCACCTGGTCAAGGAGTTCGGCGGTCTTAGTCGCCTCATTATGTTCGTGGTAGCTGATCACGCGGCCACCGACGGTGACTCCCAGGCTTTGGACCAGGCGATGCAAACGCCGGGTGTCTTCCGCAGCCACAATGTCCGCCGTGGCCAGCAGCTCGATGAGGCGGGCCGAGGCATCCCCGGTATTGCCTATCGGTGTGGCCGCCAGCACCACCCGGCCTGGACCTGCGGCGACGGAGCCTGACGGGCCAGAGGATTCTGGCGTGCTGGAATCGGGAAGGGTATTGGGGTTAGGGTCCACGCCACCAGCCTACTGCTGGCAGGCAGCACCAGCTGCAAAAGGTAGCATGGGGCACGTGACGCAGACCTCCACCCGGCCTTCCGGGGCCGGCCAAACCGCCCCGGGGGCATCCGCCCCCGGCTCCCCGGAAAGCGCCGCTGCCGGAGGCGCCCTTGCCGGCCGCCCCTGGATCAGCCGGCCGGCCCAGGCCTTCTCCGCCGAAGCCCTCCAGCAGCGGCTCATCGGAAATATCCGCAGCTGGCGGGACTACCCGCCGTCGCTGCGGCTTTGGTTCTGGCTGGTACCGGTACTTACGGCGGTGATCGGTGGAATCCTCCGCTTCGTCCGGCTGGAGACACCGCGCAGCCTGATCTTTGATGAGACCTACTACGTCAAGGATGGCTACTCGCTCCTGATCAGCGGCTATGAGCGGAGCTGGCCGGATAAGGCCAATGATGCCTTTAATGCAGGGAATCCGGCCGTCCTTCTGGACACACCCGAATACGTGGTCCATCCGCCCGTGGGTAAGTGGATGATCGCCGGAGGCATGTGGCTCTTCGGCGCCGATAATCCCTTCGGCTGGCGTTTCGCGGCGGCACTGACCGGGACCGTGTCCATCCTGCTGCTCACACTCATTGCGCAGAAACTCTTCCATTCCCTTCCGATGGCGGCTGCTGCCGGCCTGCTGCTGGCTGTGGACGGCCATCACCTGGTGATGTCGCGGACCTCGCTGCTCGATATCTTCCTGATGTTCTGGATTCTGGCTGCTTTCGGAGCGCTGCTGATGGACCGCGACGACGGACGCCGTCGGCTGGCCATCCGGCTGGCAAGCCGGGCCGCCGCTGCCAAAGACGGCCGGCCCTCCGTTAAACAGCTGCTCGCTGGCCCGTGGCTCGGCATCCGCTGGTGGCGGATTGGTGCGGGTGTATGCCTTGGCCTTGCCGTGGGGACGAAATGGTCCGGGCTGTTTTTCCTTGCGGGGTTCGGGCTGCTTTCGGTCCTCTGGGACCTCAACGCCCGGCGCGTTGCCGGAATCCGCGGTTGGGTCAGCGGCGGGCTCATCAAAGACGGACTGCCGGCCTTCATGAGCGTCGTCCCTGTGGCCGCCCTGGTGTACACAGCCAGTTGGACGGGCTGGTTCCGATCGAACGACGCCTACTACCGTCACTGGGCCGAGAGCAACCCCTCGGCGGAATGGGGGTGGCTGCCGGATGCTGTCCGGTCCCTGGCCCACTATCACCAGGAGGCGTACAACTTCCATCAGGGACTCAGCTCCGACCATCCGTACGAGGCAAGCGCCTGGAGCTGGCTCGTGATGGGCAGGCCCACATCGTTCTTCTACGAGTCGCCCGGGCAAGGAGCCCCCGGATGCAACGTATCGAACTGCGCTTCTGCCATCCTCTCGGTGGGAAATCCCATGGTCTGGTGGGGCGCAGCCATCTCCCTGGTGGTCCTCCTCTTCTGGTGGGCCGGCCGCCGGGACTGGCGGGCGGGGGCATTGCTCGCCGGAGTGGGCGCCGGCTATCTGCCCTGGTTCCTGTATCCGGAGCGCACCATGTTCTACTTCTATGCCGTGTCCTTTGAGCCGTTCCTGGTGCTGGCCCTGGTCTATTGCCTGGGCCTCGTGCTGGGGCGGGACACCGATCCGCCCTGGCGCCGGCGCTCCGGCTTCTACGTCGTGGCGCTCTTCGTTGCGGGGGCGGTCCTGCTTTCCGCCTTCTTCTACCCGGTCTGGACCGCCGAAGTCATCCCTTACCAGGACTGGCGATACAGGATGTGGATGCCGTCCTGGATCTAGGGCAGGATTGCAACAGACCTGACGATGGAGCCGCGCGCAGCGGTGAGGCAGCGGAAAGGAGACCGGCCGTGAGAGAAGCAAGCACAGGACTGCTGATGGAACTTGATCCCGACAGTAACGTCACCGATCTCCTGCTGCAGCAGCGGGCAGCCAACCCCGCCCACGCCCTCTACTCTCGCAGGGGTCCCAACGGCTGGACGGATATCCCGGCGCAGAGATTCCTGCACGATGTCAGTGCCCTGGCCAAAGGCCTGATCGCGGGCGGCTTGGAGCCAGGGGACACCGTGGCCGTAATGTCGTCGACAAGCTATGAGTGGACACTGGTGGACTTCGCCGTCTGGTTCGCCGGCGGCGTGACCGTGCCCGTCCACGAAACCTCTTCAGCCAGCCAGGTGGAGTGGATACTGCACGACGCTGGTACCTGGCGTGTTTTTGCCGAGGACCGCGAAAAGACAGAAATGCTCGCCCAGGTCCTGGGCTCCTCAGCCCTCCTCAAGGACCGCCTGGTGAATGTGGTCAGAATGGACTACGACGGCGAAGCCCCCAACCTCGCCAGCCTCGCCGGTGCAGGCGCCGGCGTCACGGACGCCGAGCTCGAACGCCACCGCACCGCCGCCGTGCTGGACGACGTTGCGTCCATTGTCTACACCTCCGGATCCGCCGGCCATCCCAAGGGCTGCGAGATCACGCACGGCAACTTTGCCCTGGTGGCCACCAACATCGTGGCCTTCCTCCCCGAGCTCCTGAGACCGGAGAACGCCCGGACGCTGATGGTCCTGCCCGTGGCGCATGTGCTGGCCCGCACCATCCAGGTGGCCTGCCTCAACGCCGGCGCCACCCTGGGCCACGCCGGCAACGCGGTGCAGCTCCTGGAGGATCTGGGCACCTTCAAACCGACGTTCCTCATGGTGGTGCCGCGCATCTTCGAGAAGGTCCGCGCCGGTGCGGCGCGCAAGGCAGCATTGTCTGGCAGGGCCGGGATTTTCAGCGCCGCCTCTGCCGCCGCGGTCCGGTACTCCAGGGAGCAGGACAGCGCAGCCCGTGGCCAGGGCAGCGGGCCCGGCCTTCTTTCCCGGGCCCGGCACGCTGTGTTCGACAGGCTGCTGTATGCCAACTTGCGCCAGGCACTCGGCGGACAGGTTCGCTACGCGATGTCAGGCGCCAGCCCTTCTGCTGAGGACGCACACTTCTTCCGCGGCGCAGGCATCCCTGTCCTGGAAGGCTATGGGCTGACAGAAACCACAGCGCCCTGCACCGCCAACACCCCCACGCGCACCAAGGTAGGCAGCGTGGGCATCCCGATTCCCGGCACTACCGTTCGCGTCGCTGAGGACGGCGAGATCCTGGTTAAGGGCATCGGCGTCTTCAAGGGCTATCACACCGACGAGGCCGCCAACGCGGAAGCGTTCGTGGACGGCTTCTTCCGTACCGGGGACCTCGGCGAGCTGGACTCCGACGGCTTCCTGACCATCACCGGCCGCAAGAATGATCTCCCCTCAAACCCGGGCATCTGACGCCCTCGGTCAACTTCAGGAAATGGCGGCCGGAGTGGTCCGGTCGCTGCTGACCAGGCCGCGACGCCGGCGTGTAGGCCACGTCAGGATCAGCGTCACCAAAGCGGCAAGCAGGACCAGCGCTGCGATCACGATTCCGGCGTCAATCCAGAACTGGCCCGGGAACAGCCTGATGAGGGTGTCCTGCAAGGAAAACGTCCATGACCCGCTGGCGAAGAAGATTCGATGGAACTCGGTGAAGAACTGCTGCCAGCCCAGCACCGCCAGCGCGCCCAAGGCCAGGATGACCACCAGGGCCACGATGGAGCCGGCGAACAGTCCTCTGCGCGCTCCTCCGGTGCTGCGGCGGCGCAGGTAGGTGATGGCCACGACGCTCAGCAGGATGAGAAGCGCACCAGCACCAAAAGTGGACAGGATCACGAGCTTCACATCCGCCATGTGGCTGACTTCGCCGTCCTTGAACAGCTTTTCGCCGCTGCGGTTGACAAGCTCGCCCAGATACCGCGGGCCTGACCAGTTGCTCAGGTAGTCAACGGCGTAGGAGCCGTACGTCATCCTGTCATCGGTGCTGAAGCCATAGCCGTCACCGGGGAATCCCGGGCGGTTGTATTCCACCCACAAGAACAGGGGACTGGCCACCGCCCGCACCGCCAGCACCAGAAGAATCAAGGGATAGAACACGGCGAGGAGGACCTGAACGATGCGCGGCGCCAGGGGCTTGGCGTTCGCTGCGCTCTCACGCTGGGCGTTGCGCCGCTCCACCTCCTCCTGCGGTGGACGCACCTGCAGCGCCGACGTGGGGAGCGGTTCATTGAAATGCGGTTCGCTCCCCTGCCCTGAAGATTCAACACCGGAAGGCTCGACGGCGGCCTCCGCCGCTTTGCGGTCTGCCCGGCTTTCGGGCTGCGGGTGTGTTG from Arthrobacter pascens includes:
- a CDS encoding dolichyl-phosphate-mannose--protein mannosyltransferase codes for the protein MGHVTQTSTRPSGAGQTAPGASAPGSPESAAAGGALAGRPWISRPAQAFSAEALQQRLIGNIRSWRDYPPSLRLWFWLVPVLTAVIGGILRFVRLETPRSLIFDETYYVKDGYSLLISGYERSWPDKANDAFNAGNPAVLLDTPEYVVHPPVGKWMIAGGMWLFGADNPFGWRFAAALTGTVSILLLTLIAQKLFHSLPMAAAAGLLLAVDGHHLVMSRTSLLDIFLMFWILAAFGALLMDRDDGRRRLAIRLASRAAAAKDGRPSVKQLLAGPWLGIRWWRIGAGVCLGLAVGTKWSGLFFLAGFGLLSVLWDLNARRVAGIRGWVSGGLIKDGLPAFMSVVPVAALVYTASWTGWFRSNDAYYRHWAESNPSAEWGWLPDAVRSLAHYHQEAYNFHQGLSSDHPYEASAWSWLVMGRPTSFFYESPGQGAPGCNVSNCASAILSVGNPMVWWGAAISLVVLLFWWAGRRDWRAGALLAGVGAGYLPWFLYPERTMFYFYAVSFEPFLVLALVYCLGLVLGRDTDPPWRRRSGFYVVALFVAGAVLLSAFFYPVWTAEVIPYQDWRYRMWMPSWI
- a CDS encoding NAD-dependent succinate-semialdehyde dehydrogenase, which translates into the protein MTVTALPAVTAERESELLASVPTGLLINGEWRPAASGKTFDVEDPATGKVLLSIADAGPEDGAAALDAAAAAQESWAKVPPRERGEILRRAFELVTERAEDFALLMTLEMGKPLAEARGEVTYGAEFLRWFSEEAVRAFGRYSVSPDGKSRLLVTKKPVGPCLLITPWNFPLAMATRKIAPAVAAGCTMVLKSANLTPLTSQLFAAVMMEAGLPAGVLNVIPTSTAGATTGPLIKDARLRKLSFTGSTEVGRRLLSDASETVLRTSMELGGNAPFVVFEDADLDAAVAGAMLAKLRNMGEACTAANRFIVHESVAAEFAEKFAAKMAEMTTARGTEAQSKVGPLIDAKSRDKVHELVSDAVASGARAVLGGAPVDGPGYFYQPTILTGVSEGTRILSEEIFGPVAPITTFGTEEDAIRLANNTEYGLVAYVFTKDLNRGLRMGERLETGMLGLNAGVISNAAAPFGGIKQSGLGREGGLEGIEEYLYTQYIGIADPYAG
- the rsmI gene encoding 16S rRNA (cytidine(1402)-2'-O)-methyltransferase, with protein sequence MDPNPNTLPDSSTPESSGPSGSVAAGPGRVVLAATPIGNTGDASARLIELLATADIVAAEDTRRLHRLVQSLGVTVGGRVISYHEHNEATKTAELLDQVRGGKTMVMVTDAGMPSVSDPGFRLVEGAVAAGLTVTAVPGPSAVLTALALSGLPTDRFCFEGFLPRKAGERMSRLADLAAERRTMVFFEAPHRLESMLRALRERFGADRRIAVCRELTKTYEEVIRGSVGELLLWAEGNEVRGEIAVVLGGAPEQASGTPEDHVAAVNELVSQGIRLKEAVAAVAEDVRVSKRELYSAVLAAR
- a CDS encoding TIGR01906 family membrane protein codes for the protein MKDNSPNPANRTEPQPDPVLDTSADSDEHAFEWLKTPVPGGGATPGTGSDPGPATHPQPESRADRKAAEAAVEPSGVESSGQGSEPHFNEPLPTSALQVRPPQEEVERRNAQRESAANAKPLAPRIVQVLLAVFYPLILLVLAVRAVASPLFLWVEYNRPGFPGDGYGFSTDDRMTYGSYAVDYLSNWSGPRYLGELVNRSGEKLFKDGEVSHMADVKLVILSTFGAGALLILLSVVAITYLRRRSTGGARRGLFAGSIVALVVILALGALAVLGWQQFFTEFHRIFFASGSWTFSLQDTLIRLFPGQFWIDAGIVIAALVLLAALVTLILTWPTRRRRGLVSSDRTTPAAIS